AGAAAGTGGAGTTTGAAATGCCCATTATGAATGATGATAAGTGCATAGTGAGGATGCATGTAtctgtattattaaaatgtcacTCAAGAgttgtgcatttctcaaaaaaaacaaaggttAAAAGTGTGATGAAAATGATTCAACAACTATATTGTAGAAAGAAAATGTTTAAGCAATGCTCGAGGCATCTTAAGTTTCATACCTGTCTGTACATGTACATTGCCTGCTCCATAGCCGATCTCCCAGACTCGAGGCCTGGTTTCTGTTCATCTTTCGCATGATGTCCAGCTTCACTTAGCTTCATTTTCAACCCCTCGCCTTGCTGGGTCTGTCCCTTGCCATCTTCTCCTTTGGGGATAATGACTGACTTGCCAGGCTCGGAGGAATCTTTGGGCTTGCCCTGTGGGGACGGTTTGCCCAAATCTGAGAGACTTGGCGCTTTAGACAAGGTAGGAGGAACCGAAGCTTTCTGCTTCCATTCTTCTTGCTTCATGGACGCTTCCCTATCCTTCTGAGCAGCCTCTGATTTCTTCTCTGCAGCACGATGCTGTTCAGCTGCTTGCCGTTGCCGGTCCTCACACTGCTGCCTGTAAGCTGGGTTTGTGTTCATCAGGTGGTTATGGTAGGCCTGATCATGTGAATAGCCATAGGGAGGTACATAAGCATACTGATTGTAATAGAGGGGCTGCATGAACATGCTAGAACGCTGCTGAATGACTGAAGGCTGCGGTGGCTGCTGAGAGGATGCAATTATTTCTGGCTTTCGATCTTCAGATGGCTCTGACTTGGCCTTGTCATTCCCAGGTTCTGGGTCTTCCTCTTTTTTCACCTTCACTGCAACATCTTGCAATGATGTGACAGTGTTAGAAACTCCTGGACTGGGGTTTGGGTTGACATAATTGGGTGAGTAGTACGTTTCATAACCTGGGTAAAAAGAAGAGTCTTTGTTTGGTGGTTGGGATGGGAACAGGGATTTCTTGGCACCTTCCCGAACTGCCTGATCCTCAGACTTGACCTTCACTCCCTCCGCTTTGCCCTCTCCATCTTCCCCTGCATCAGAGATGTCTGAGTATGCTGGGCTGTTGGTCTTCACAGAAGAGTTATCGGCCCCATTTTGGGTAACCACATGAAGTGGAGTGAGAGGTTGTGCCATCCCCCCACTTTCTATCCGACTCGCCACACCTATAGAAGGACTGGGAGAATTATCAGAGAAGCTGTAGATTTTGTCTGCCTCTGCTTTCATGCTGGCTAGCCGACTTTGATGTGGATCTGTGGATCCATTTAACAGCCCCTCACTCTTGCTGCCTTGGTCTGAGCTCTCAGAATATGGACTTTTACCTTCTTCGGGTTTCCCTCCTTTGCCAGGGGCTTTTGGACTGTCTCCTTCCTTACCACCCTCCTTCTTTTTcttatctttctttttcttgtcCTTAGAGCTGCCCAAGGCTGGGTTCATTGAGGGATCTCCCATTACTGCAGGTTTGGGTTGAATCGTTTTTAGTTGGGGGCTCTTGCTGATGGACTGGACCACGGAGCCCATGCTGGAGGAGGAGCCAGAATTGGGGGCAGGGAAGCCAGAGGTTGGTAAGGTGTATAACTGCTGTGGAGGTAAGGACGGAACGAGGGGCCTTGCAGACTTCATTGCCTTCTGAGCGAGCTTGTCTGCTTTGGTACCACTGCCAGACTTCTTAGCTTTGTCCAAACCTCTTTTATCATCAATGCCATCGTTGCTTGTCTCATCTGTAAGACATGGGCCATCTTCACAGCCATCCATGGGCACACCAGAGTCATGCTCAGCCTCCGATTTCTTTTTGCCAGGCTGCTTGGAGCTGAACTTTCCTGATGATGGTGATGGGCTCTGGGCATCAAATCCTCTGCCTTTGGGGGTGACTGACCGTGCAGGAGACGCACATCCCTTCTGAGAAATAGATGCACCATTGCAACTGCCTGGCTCTGGGTGCAAAGTGGAGTCCTCACCATACTCACTATCACCATCTATGTCCAGCTTGATGTCATCATCATTGTGAGCACGAGCCTGGTGATACTTCAGGCCGTTAATGTGCTTGTACTTCTTGTTGCAGTTGGGATGGGGGCAGTCGATAAGCACCGGCGAGGGGCAGTTGCGATCCAAAGAGGGAGGCAAGGATTCAGCTTTGATGTTGGAGAGGGGAAGAACAGTATGAGGTATTCCACTGTTTGAATTAGTGCGCATTCGTTTGCTACCCTTAGTGTCTTCTGAACTGGAATTGGGCTCCATGTCTGAGACAGGTTTGTTCTTGCGTTTGTTAGCAGATGAAGGACTAGCTTTTACATCCTCAGTGTTGCTGTTTGGTGGGGTGCGCCGCTCAGAGGAATTCTGACTGCCCCGTCGCCCTTTGCTGTTGGACGCGGCTCGAGTCTTGCTGTTGTTGCTGCCTTTGTTATCAGAAGAGTTGCTGTTCTCGTTGACTGGCGTATTGCTATTGGGCCTCATTCTTTTACCCCGTCCACGGCCATTTCTCATCTCCAGGTCACTTGTGGGTGACTCACAAAACCTGAGGAAGCAGAAGTGGAAAAAATCAGTTctatatgaaaaataacttttccattgatattgaattaagggtcccactttatattaggtggccttaactactatgtacttacatttaaattaattatttggtacaatgcacttattgtgtacatacatgtttttacattgtacttatattttaaaaaatacctatcTGTAGTTacattaatttctgtaattacatttataattactgttgacccatcccttataccttaacccacccttaaacctacccaaaccacCAAATTTGTCCCTAACcatacccatatcccacctcaaagcagcaaaaatgttttcaatacaatatgaacacaataagtacattgtacttattttttgatgtaagtacatagtagttaaggccacctaatataaagtgtgaccgaatttggaatcaatcaataaaataaacaagcacTGTCCTTTTTCCACCTAAACCTCTTACAATTATCTGCAAACCACAAAGGGTGCTAACAGTGCAGCAGATATTCTCTCGGATGAGAGATGGCCTCTCTTCTAAATCAGCCTCTCCATTTGGATGCTATAAGTGCTTCTCCAGTGGGCCCTGGAGAGCCAGCAACGTGCTGTGCGTTTTTATCCTCTCGTTATCCCTGATCTCGACAGCAATGCTTGTTCTGATGAATTGCATGCAGTGCCACACTGCTGCAGGATTAAGCCAGGGTGACCTGGCTGCTGATTAGATGCAGTGTGATAACATCCTCAAACAGATAAGGCACAGACTCAGAGGCAAGATCAACCAGAGAGCTCGATCAAAGCACAGGCATTAAACCGTAGTAAAACAAAGCAGTTAAGGAAGTTACCTCAGGGCCCCCAGTCCACAGAACAGGACTGAGATTTTTAAGGCCCAGCAGAACGAAAAGATGATATATATCATGGGCTGATAGGTAATGTTAAGATATGTTTAACGGGAGAAAATCTGTCTGTCAAATAGGAATGTGCATTTTCATCAACTGGGGGTTAGAAGGAACAAGATATGGTACATTTTTCAATTGTTGGTTATACCATAATTTCATGACATGTTGCAATCAAAAGTCTCACGGTATGATTTTCAGATGGTGCATCAAGTCACTGCATACAGTTCTGCAAGTTGTCACCCCCATTTAACTAACTGGACCAGAAGTTAacacccaaatcatcactgtcACTTCCGAGTTAGTGTCAGATCTGTCAATGGAGGCTTCTGCAATGGTGatagtaaaaagtaaaaaaatacagGAATGACATTTGCATTGATCTTTAATTGCTTTAACCTGTTCCAGGGACTACATGTGACTCAAAGCAGCTGTGACTGGAAAGCAAACATACAGAAGAAACGCTCCTATATGAATGCACTGCATCATCTTCACCGACACTCTCCCCAGGGGCTAATGCTGTGTTAGTAATGTTTGCCTGCAGCCTCCTGCAGCCAGCAGATAAAGTGCACCATGGAAATACAGCCTTTTCTGGAACATTACGATTAGAAATTACAAGCTACCTCCTGAGGCAGAGTCTCTTAAATGTACACCGCGTTATGTACAGCACATTATTTGTGCCATGCAGTGCTGGTATCTGACCTTGGGCAGGATACAGCatgaacaaaaaagaaaacatagctAAGTGTTGGAGCATctgtactgttaaaaaaaaaaaaaaaacatttgcaagGTCAAAAAGAAGCATCCTTCATACCTTAACACACTATTATTGCCTCAAGCTATATTAGCCCCAATCTGTGTGTCAGGCAAGACTTTCATGGCATTAGGACCCAGCAGAATCATAACTGAAATGCTGGTCTGTAAGGGACTACTGCTGCTTTAGATTGATGtaaggaggagaaaagaaaggAGGGGGGTGGCTCTGGGAGAAATCAATTCCTTCATGATGTTGCATTTCAAAAGGTGGGTGTCAGCAGGGGGGAGTTTTGAGACATTACCCTCCAATGTTTCCTTGCAATGGCAGCACACAAAAGCCCAGAGGAGACGATGAGAGGGTCGAGTATGTAGTGGTCAGAATTAATTCAAACAGATCTACTGTTCAAAAAATTAACATCAAACTGTATTTGTTTGGCAAAGCTATGTCACATTCTAATAGGGACTGGTTTCATAACAAGCTGAACATATGCATCTGTAAATTAGGTTGAATTTTCCCtacaaaaaataacagcataggCTTACCGTGGGGGTGCCCAGTCATGTCGAGTGCAGTCTAAAAGCGTGCCCACATACGTCTTGTTCCTCCAGGTAACATTTACAACCAGCATACCTgcagaaataaacaacaatatagGAAATAAGATTTCAACTACTGAAACATAATAAAGTCTCAAGTGATGGTTTCTTTTACTCAAGCTGAACGAATGCACCTTTTAGCAAACTGTGATCATCTGTTAAACGGATCACCAATAAGGAAGGACAAAACTACAACTAAGATCACCTCAAGTCAAAAATCTATTTGGGGATCTTAGACCCAGACTACattagtgaaaaataaatatactaaaatgtatttgaaatgcgtttatttcatgctaagtatactacaaagcatttacatattta
This genomic stretch from Onychostoma macrolepis isolate SWU-2019 chromosome 25, ASM1243209v1, whole genome shotgun sequence harbors:
- the znf609a gene encoding zinc finger protein 609a isoform X1, which gives rise to MSLSSGTAGGKGVDSNAVDTYDSGDEWDIGVGNLIIDLDADLEKDKLEMSGTKDGDGMAAASSAVAALPDNIKFINPVPPPPIKDSKSKAKRSKNSKDSSKSSTPDGAKKDTQGRTQNEGTGPAVGSGSTALPSGKGSDKSNKASRNVQSGKKDKEGSGKSKKEKNDGVQAGNVPSEKDPSAQVMPLGQARNTPFEGTQNSDLVGAEQLGNITLDTTGIVTPLAIKSEPEEVENNDCRTMKKVKSEKMESPVSTPAPPPLHLLAPVGNSDISSSCEQIMVRTRSVAVNTSDVALATEPECLGPCEPGTSVNLEGIVWQETEDGMLVVNVTWRNKTYVGTLLDCTRHDWAPPRFCESPTSDLEMRNGRGRGKRMRPNSNTPVNENSNSSDNKGSNNSKTRAASNSKGRRGSQNSSERRTPPNSNTEDVKASPSSANKRKNKPVSDMEPNSSSEDTKGSKRMRTNSNSGIPHTVLPLSNIKAESLPPSLDRNCPSPVLIDCPHPNCNKKYKHINGLKYHQARAHNDDDIKLDIDGDSEYGEDSTLHPEPGSCNGASISQKGCASPARSVTPKGRGFDAQSPSPSSGKFSSKQPGKKKSEAEHDSGVPMDGCEDGPCLTDETSNDGIDDKRGLDKAKKSGSGTKADKLAQKAMKSARPLVPSLPPQQLYTLPTSGFPAPNSGSSSSMGSVVQSISKSPQLKTIQPKPAVMGDPSMNPALGSSKDKKKKDKKKKEGGKEGDSPKAPGKGGKPEEGKSPYSESSDQGSKSEGLLNGSTDPHQSRLASMKAEADKIYSFSDNSPSPSIGVASRIESGGMAQPLTPLHVVTQNGADNSSVKTNSPAYSDISDAGEDGEGKAEGVKVKSEDQAVREGAKKSLFPSQPPNKDSSFYPGYETYYSPNYVNPNPSPGVSNTVTSLQDVAVKVKKEEDPEPGNDKAKSEPSEDRKPEIIASSQQPPQPSVIQQRSSMFMQPLYYNQYAYVPPYGYSHDQAYHNHLMNTNPAYRQQCEDRQRQAAEQHRAAEKKSEAAQKDREASMKQEEWKQKASVPPTLSKAPSLSDLGKPSPQGKPKDSSEPGKSVIIPKGEDGKGQTQQGEGLKMKLSEAGHHAKDEQKPGLESGRSAMEQAMYMYRQEPDSRLWPYVYPSKYPDAQKQIDEEREQDREREREREKERDRDRERERKGKEERSRPKDTPSKEESKEGAEPRTSSASMEHRVSKDPRAHMQFHSPLQQHPSYMSYMHGYPYSQGYDPSHSGYRGMPTVMMQNYPGSYLSPGYSFSPYGSKMPPGEEGEKARASPTVSGKSASESKALDILHQHASQYKSKSPTVGEKTPHERDRSGREGERDVERPRSSPSQRIMPSHHHLGYPLLPGQYDLSYATGISSSAIVASQQASAPSLYPPARR
- the znf609a gene encoding zinc finger protein 609a isoform X2, encoding MESPVSTPAPPPLHLLAPVGNSDISSSCEQIMVRTRSVAVNTSDVALATEPECLGPCEPGTSVNLEGIVWQETEDGMLVVNVTWRNKTYVGTLLDCTRHDWAPPRFCESPTSDLEMRNGRGRGKRMRPNSNTPVNENSNSSDNKGSNNSKTRAASNSKGRRGSQNSSERRTPPNSNTEDVKASPSSANKRKNKPVSDMEPNSSSEDTKGSKRMRTNSNSGIPHTVLPLSNIKAESLPPSLDRNCPSPVLIDCPHPNCNKKYKHINGLKYHQARAHNDDDIKLDIDGDSEYGEDSTLHPEPGSCNGASISQKGCASPARSVTPKGRGFDAQSPSPSSGKFSSKQPGKKKSEAEHDSGVPMDGCEDGPCLTDETSNDGIDDKRGLDKAKKSGSGTKADKLAQKAMKSARPLVPSLPPQQLYTLPTSGFPAPNSGSSSSMGSVVQSISKSPQLKTIQPKPAVMGDPSMNPALGSSKDKKKKDKKKKEGGKEGDSPKAPGKGGKPEEGKSPYSESSDQGSKSEGLLNGSTDPHQSRLASMKAEADKIYSFSDNSPSPSIGVASRIESGGMAQPLTPLHVVTQNGADNSSVKTNSPAYSDISDAGEDGEGKAEGVKVKSEDQAVREGAKKSLFPSQPPNKDSSFYPGYETYYSPNYVNPNPSPGVSNTVTSLQDVAVKVKKEEDPEPGNDKAKSEPSEDRKPEIIASSQQPPQPSVIQQRSSMFMQPLYYNQYAYVPPYGYSHDQAYHNHLMNTNPAYRQQCEDRQRQAAEQHRAAEKKSEAAQKDREASMKQEEWKQKASVPPTLSKAPSLSDLGKPSPQGKPKDSSEPGKSVIIPKGEDGKGQTQQGEGLKMKLSEAGHHAKDEQKPGLESGRSAMEQAMYMYRQEPDSRLWPYVYPSKYPDAQKQIDEEREQDREREREREKERDRDRERERKGKEERSRPKDTPSKEESKEGAEPRTSSASMEHRVSKDPRAHMQFHSPLQQHPSYMSYMHGYPYSQGYDPSHSGYRGMPTVMMQNYPGSYLSPGYSFSPYGSKMPPGEEGEKARASPTVSGKSASESKALDILHQHASQYKSKSPTVGEKTPHERDRSGREGERDVERPRSSPSQRIMPSHHHLGYPLLPGQYDLSYATGISSSAIVASQQASAPSLYPPARR